A genome region from Fervidobacterium changbaicum includes the following:
- a CDS encoding ATP-binding protein, whose amino-acid sequence MNIENVLELLELRMKRSISFLPAKRRLYFEELKKRFVSRGILLCGPRGSGKTTFLLSIAQEENMFYISADDPLVGVVPFYELSQHILSSYDGIIIDEIHFLKDWGIQLKSLYDSFPNKKIWISDSSSIMLHKSIAELSRRFVIISLPLMSLREFIHFETGKILPVITDPFSSELSDISMKILREVDVMKYFKSYKDHGTRPFYTEPNFKDRIMNIIQKSIYYDIPHIVGTLSENHFGVMNAIVSYLAYSKIPTINVESMCKEWRLSKEKLYQLLNAMGQVGLVTIVQKSLIESPYSKGAKIFFSDPVIYSALDGEIGNFREAFVVFALKDRGTLLAQKDETKGDYVYNNITIEIGGANKKRKQAHYAIRDDIDLPVRNAIPMWTLGMGW is encoded by the coding sequence ATGAACATCGAGAATGTGCTGGAACTACTTGAATTGAGAATGAAAAGGTCTATATCTTTTCTTCCAGCAAAGCGAAGATTGTACTTTGAGGAATTGAAAAAGCGCTTCGTAAGCAGAGGAATATTATTATGTGGACCTCGTGGTAGTGGAAAAACGACATTCCTGCTCTCAATCGCGCAGGAAGAAAACATGTTCTACATATCCGCAGACGACCCGCTTGTTGGTGTTGTCCCGTTCTACGAGCTGAGCCAACATATCCTTTCATCCTACGATGGAATAATCATCGATGAAATACATTTTCTAAAAGATTGGGGAATCCAACTCAAAAGTCTTTACGATTCATTTCCGAACAAAAAAATATGGATTAGTGATAGTAGTTCGATAATGCTGCACAAAAGCATCGCGGAACTCTCGCGAAGATTCGTTATCATCTCACTTCCCCTCATGTCTTTACGAGAGTTCATACACTTTGAGACAGGAAAAATACTGCCTGTTATTACCGACCCGTTCAGTAGCGAACTATCGGATATATCGATGAAAATACTCCGAGAGGTCGACGTGATGAAATACTTCAAATCCTATAAAGACCACGGCACAAGACCATTCTACACTGAACCAAACTTCAAAGACCGCATCATGAACATCATCCAAAAATCCATCTACTACGATATCCCTCACATCGTTGGTACACTAAGTGAGAACCATTTCGGAGTCATGAACGCCATCGTTAGCTATTTGGCATACTCGAAAATACCGACAATAAACGTAGAAAGCATGTGCAAAGAATGGAGACTGAGCAAAGAAAAGCTCTATCAACTTCTAAATGCCATGGGCCAAGTCGGGCTCGTAACCATCGTTCAAAAATCTCTCATCGAAAGCCCATACTCAAAAGGTGCGAAAATATTCTTCTCAGACCCAGTTATCTACAGCGCATTGGATGGAGAAATCGGCAACTTCCGTGAAGCATTTGTCGTCTTTGCACTAAAAGATAGAGGGACACTATTGGCTCAAAAAGATGAAACAAAAGGTGACTACGTATACAACAACATAACCATAGAAATAGGAGGGGCTAACAAGAAAAGAAAGCAGGCACATTATGCGATAAGGGACGATATAGACCTGCCGGTGAGAAATGCCATTCCCATGTGGACACTCGGAATGGGGTGGTGA
- a CDS encoding plasmid pRiA4b ORF-3 family protein: protein MLFLFDYGDEWQFIVELKKITEPEPNKKSPAILEIFGKPPKQYPDTKKSWKKNLKSEHAQTLSILNLVSISSKSFYRFVSIENEFQTKSFC from the coding sequence ATGCTATTCCTATTTGACTACGGCGATGAGTGGCAGTTCATTGTGGAACTAAAGAAAATCACCGAACCAGAACCGAACAAGAAATCCCCTGCAATCCTTGAAATCTTCGGCAAGCCACCAAAGCAGTATCCTGATACGAAGAAGAGCTGGAAGAAGAACCTGAAGAGTGAACACGCTCAGACACTATCTATCCTTAATCTTGTAAGCATAAGCTCCAAATCGTTCTACCGATTCGTTTCCATAGAGAACGAATTTCAAACAAAATCGTTCTGTTAG
- a CDS encoding Fic family protein — MNNMLTRLVECRRSVFKPIFVEITNKEWLYRLKEETRNSLMIEGIFVDEDELDRALNTNYKSASEVVNYFKTARFFYNLAFEYSKTQEKLLTVALVRTCHRMLFDGLIQNESRLGNFRYGPIKITGAKIKPSEYDIADWVKLWIRYVEYAYQKHPVHEATARTHVLFESIHPFEDGNGRIGRILTNTILIYYGYLNIVVKGMDDSERMEYIKALESAEKGIRKLFRESANDQTPEKIDAMFSTEDTKPLARMIAYSLIEAFDREICSANRDKLVKVDEFANQIGKSADAVRKMIERKQLIAIKPEGRWLVYPQLLSDCTIE, encoded by the coding sequence ATGAATAACATGTTAACAAGGCTAGTAGAGTGCAGAAGAAGTGTTTTTAAACCTATCTTTGTTGAAATAACAAATAAAGAATGGTTATATAGGCTTAAGGAAGAAACAAGGAATTCCCTGATGATTGAGGGCATTTTTGTGGATGAGGATGAATTAGACAGAGCTTTGAATACAAACTACAAGTCGGCAAGTGAAGTGGTGAATTATTTTAAAACGGCAAGATTTTTCTACAATCTAGCTTTTGAGTATTCCAAGACGCAGGAAAAGTTGTTGACTGTTGCTTTAGTGAGAACATGCCATAGAATGTTGTTTGATGGTTTAATCCAGAATGAGAGCCGACTTGGAAATTTTAGATATGGACCAATAAAGATAACTGGTGCGAAAATTAAACCGTCAGAATACGATATTGCAGACTGGGTTAAGTTGTGGATCAGATATGTAGAATATGCCTATCAAAAACACCCAGTTCACGAAGCCACCGCAAGAACTCATGTGTTGTTTGAAAGCATCCATCCTTTCGAGGATGGTAACGGCAGGATAGGTAGAATTTTGACAAATACTATTTTGATCTACTATGGATATTTGAATATAGTAGTTAAAGGTATGGATGACAGTGAGCGTATGGAATATATTAAGGCGTTGGAAAGTGCGGAAAAAGGGATTAGAAAGTTGTTCCGAGAGTCAGCAAACGATCAAACGCCAGAGAAGATAGATGCAATGTTCTCAACGGAGGATACAAAACCACTTGCAAGAATGATAGCGTACAGTTTAATCGAGGCTTTTGATAGGGAAATTTGTTCTGCTAATAGGGATAAATTGGTTAAAGTCGACGAATTTGCAAATCAGATTGGAAAGAGTGCGGATGCAGTGAGAAAGATGATAGAACGTAAGCAATTAATTGCGATAAAGCCAGAGGGTAGGTGGTTGGTGTATCCACAACTTTTGAGTGATTGTACAATAGAATGA
- a CDS encoding AAA family ATPase, with protein MASVSNPFKIGKLYSAKDFIDRWKEYESLCSAIESGNNAVVVAPRRFGKTWLLQKFMAESGYPAVYVDLFGLFSLRGFVQKVVKQVYELLKEESPMVFVGKYLKNFARYVKFSVDLGSVSFALDGDVSDDILIEQMYELLEGAQKAVGRRLVVILDEFQAYGAISERLPESLRSFFQTRSDVLFVFSGSMRHMIEELFFEASGVLYHSCLRIDMTSMLPENECVEYILRKFEETDKNISLESARKVYELTKGHPYFLQLLCYELWNKTESSSGIEQVEEVFDYLCDREAYGYDMIIETLDYKYLRNVLKLISEQDGDYFSAENLEKYKLPSAGALNKLLKRLTQHGILEKQGRGKYQIIDPLFERYVVRRLD; from the coding sequence ATGGCGAGTGTGTCGAATCCGTTCAAGATTGGTAAGTTGTACAGTGCTAAAGATTTTATCGATAGATGGAAAGAGTACGAGAGTCTTTGCAGTGCAATCGAGAGCGGAAACAACGCTGTAGTTGTTGCTCCAAGAAGGTTTGGCAAGACTTGGCTGCTTCAAAAGTTTATGGCTGAAAGCGGTTATCCTGCGGTCTATGTTGATTTGTTCGGGTTATTTTCACTGCGCGGGTTTGTGCAAAAGGTTGTGAAGCAGGTATACGAGCTTTTGAAAGAAGAAAGTCCCATGGTGTTTGTTGGTAAGTATTTGAAGAATTTTGCAAGGTATGTAAAGTTTTCAGTTGATTTGGGAAGTGTTTCATTTGCGCTGGATGGTGATGTGAGTGATGATATACTCATTGAGCAGATGTATGAGCTTTTGGAAGGTGCACAGAAGGCCGTTGGCCGAAGGCTTGTTGTGATTCTTGATGAATTCCAAGCCTATGGAGCTATATCTGAAAGGTTGCCCGAGAGTTTGAGGAGTTTTTTCCAAACAAGAAGCGATGTGCTTTTTGTCTTTTCCGGCTCGATGAGGCATATGATAGAAGAGTTGTTCTTTGAAGCATCCGGTGTTTTATACCATTCCTGTTTGCGAATCGATATGACGAGCATGTTGCCTGAAAATGAGTGTGTTGAATATATCCTCAGAAAGTTTGAGGAAACGGATAAGAATATAAGTTTAGAGAGTGCAAGGAAGGTATACGAGCTTACGAAAGGGCATCCGTATTTTCTTCAACTTTTGTGCTATGAACTGTGGAACAAAACGGAAAGTTCTTCGGGTATCGAGCAGGTGGAAGAGGTATTTGATTATCTGTGCGATAGGGAGGCGTACGGGTACGATATGATAATCGAAACACTCGACTACAAGTATTTAAGAAATGTGCTAAAATTAATAAGTGAACAGGATGGGGATTATTTTAGTGCGGAGAATTTGGAAAAGTACAAACTCCCCAGTGCAGGTGCACTGAACAAACTTCTCAAAAGATTGACGCAGCACGGCATACTGGAAAAGCAAGGCAGAGGGAAGTATCAGATAATCGATCCGCTGTTTGAGAGGTATGTAGTGAGAAGGTTGGATTAA
- a CDS encoding TDP-N-acetylfucosamine:lipid II N-acetylfucosaminyltransferase, with product MFTHIFLTDSIYTHNYVKFILRNFPAEDHVFWTVKPDIYHDLSNAQIKKIDPEDLIDTFRLYRFARNSRKVIIHSLFYTKFYPVLFVQRSLLRKAVWIIWGADLYSYLNSHIINKPKKFKLKVKAYMYKKIVQNLRWIGSLVKGDYDRLAEHIDTKAEWRHLFYPNPVDFDLLDKILENNSGRSESKIVLLNHSSRADGFHIEALNFLRNYVTHNTKIICPLSYGNKDYAQYVIECGQEMYGERFVPLTEFLNPQEYGKLLNSVDVAVFNHSYQAGLGNILALLYLGKKVYIRSETSPWKMLIDLGVKVFDTNCLTGGRETDFWYMSEEDRENNRRIIRREFSEEKCAQLWRSFFEEGD from the coding sequence GTGTTCACACACATTTTCCTTACCGACAGCATTTACACTCATAATTACGTGAAGTTTATCCTCAGGAATTTCCCTGCGGAAGACCATGTGTTTTGGACAGTTAAACCAGATATTTACCATGATCTTAGTAATGCTCAAATCAAGAAAATAGATCCAGAGGATTTGATCGATACTTTTAGATTATATCGTTTTGCAAGAAATTCGAGAAAAGTAATCATACATTCGCTATTTTACACCAAATTCTATCCTGTTCTTTTTGTGCAACGGTCGCTATTAAGAAAAGCGGTTTGGATCATTTGGGGTGCAGATTTGTATTCTTATTTGAATTCACACATAATTAACAAGCCAAAGAAATTCAAGCTCAAAGTAAAAGCGTATATGTACAAAAAGATTGTGCAGAATTTGAGGTGGATAGGTAGTTTGGTCAAAGGAGATTACGACCGATTAGCTGAGCATATAGACACCAAAGCAGAGTGGAGGCATTTGTTCTATCCGAATCCCGTTGACTTTGATTTGCTTGATAAGATCCTTGAAAATAACTCTGGTAGAAGTGAATCCAAGATAGTACTGTTGAACCACAGTTCAAGAGCAGATGGATTTCATATTGAAGCACTTAACTTCTTAAGAAACTATGTGACTCACAACACAAAAATAATCTGTCCTTTGTCGTACGGGAATAAGGATTATGCACAATACGTGATTGAGTGTGGACAAGAAATGTACGGTGAAAGATTCGTGCCATTAACGGAGTTTTTGAATCCTCAGGAGTACGGCAAGCTGCTTAATTCAGTAGATGTAGCAGTGTTTAACCACAGCTATCAAGCTGGACTGGGGAATATACTTGCCTTGCTCTATCTTGGAAAAAAAGTATACATCAGGTCAGAAACGAGTCCATGGAAAATGTTAATAGATCTTGGTGTCAAAGTATTTGACACCAACTGTTTAACTGGTGGTAGAGAAACCGATTTCTGGTACATGAGTGAAGAAGATAGAGAGAATAATCGCAGGATAATCAGAAGAGAGTTCTCAGAGGAAAAGTGTGCACAATTGTGGAGAAGTTTTTTTGAAGAAGGTGATTGA
- the rfbA gene encoding glucose-1-phosphate thymidylyltransferase RfbA, which yields MKGIVLAGGSGTRFYPATIAVNKQLLPLYDKPLIYYPLSVLMLAGIREILVISSAEYLPLYQKLLGDGSHIGVRFEYKVQQEPRGIAEAFLIGEDFIEDDPVCLVLGDNVFFGQAFSPILQQAATLKEGAIIFAYPVRNPKDFGVVEFDENFNAISIEEKPENPKSNYAVPGLYFYDNNVVEIAKTIKPSWRNELEITDVNKEYLKMGKLKVIPLGRGFAWLDTGTPESFLEAANFVATIQKRQGFYIACLEEIAYRMGFISREQLVELGKRMEKTEYGRYLLEIGGEER from the coding sequence GTGAAGGGGATAGTCTTGGCTGGGGGTTCGGGTACTCGCTTTTATCCTGCCACAATAGCGGTGAACAAACAACTTCTACCATTGTACGACAAACCGCTGATATACTATCCGCTCTCTGTCCTAATGCTTGCAGGAATTCGAGAGATTCTCGTTATTTCAAGTGCCGAGTATTTACCACTTTATCAAAAACTGCTTGGTGATGGTTCGCACATAGGTGTTCGTTTTGAGTACAAAGTTCAGCAAGAGCCAAGAGGCATTGCTGAAGCTTTTCTGATTGGGGAAGATTTTATTGAGGATGATCCAGTGTGCCTTGTGCTTGGGGATAATGTGTTCTTCGGTCAAGCGTTTTCACCAATACTTCAGCAAGCAGCAACCTTAAAAGAAGGTGCGATAATTTTTGCCTATCCTGTGCGAAATCCAAAAGACTTTGGCGTAGTTGAGTTCGATGAGAATTTCAACGCGATAAGTATTGAAGAAAAACCGGAAAATCCAAAATCAAACTACGCGGTACCAGGTTTGTATTTCTACGATAACAATGTCGTGGAAATAGCAAAGACGATAAAACCAAGTTGGAGGAATGAACTTGAGATTACGGATGTGAATAAGGAGTATTTAAAGATGGGGAAGTTGAAGGTGATACCATTGGGCAGGGGCTTTGCATGGCTTGATACGGGCACACCGGAAAGTTTTCTTGAGGCAGCGAATTTCGTTGCAACGATACAAAAACGCCAGGGATTTTACATCGCTTGCTTAGAAGAGATAGCATACCGCATGGGGTTCATATCGAGAGAGCAATTAGTTGAGCTTGGAAAAAGGATGGAGAAAACGGAGTATGGTAGGTATCTGTTAGAAATAGGGGGAGAAGAACGATGA
- a CDS encoding DegT/DnrJ/EryC1/StrS family aminotransferase — MINVTRSVMPSLEKYEEKIEKLWETRWLTNNGSYLQELEQKLSERFGTNCVVVSNGTLALLIAVELFEFPKGSEIIVTPFTFAATVEAIIWQGYVPVFADIDPETFNISPSEIEEKITEKTVAVMPVHVFGNPCEVERIEEIAKKHNLKVIYDAAHCFDVYYKGNSIYKYGDVSIASFHATKVFHTIEGGAIMSDNSELIRKAKRLRNFGFDENINIVEAGINAKMNEFQAVMGLLNLEIVDEEIAKRKMVFEKYKHLLSEARVEFQKINPFTTKYNYIYMPVLFETEQVRDLVFEELKVAGYNTRKYFYPSLNKVFSNQSCPNSENIASRILHLPLYGDLEGEHVENVCNIIMKIAGVK, encoded by the coding sequence ATGATAAATGTGACGAGAAGTGTAATGCCGAGTTTGGAAAAATACGAGGAAAAGATAGAAAAGCTTTGGGAAACGCGGTGGCTGACGAACAATGGAAGCTATCTACAAGAACTTGAGCAGAAATTGTCAGAGAGGTTTGGGACAAATTGTGTGGTGGTATCAAACGGAACGCTCGCACTTTTGATTGCAGTTGAGCTTTTTGAATTTCCGAAAGGCTCAGAGATTATTGTAACACCGTTCACATTCGCAGCGACAGTTGAAGCAATAATCTGGCAAGGATATGTTCCTGTGTTTGCTGACATTGATCCAGAGACGTTCAATATTTCTCCATCCGAAATAGAAGAAAAGATAACAGAAAAGACAGTGGCGGTCATGCCGGTGCACGTGTTCGGAAATCCATGCGAAGTTGAACGAATCGAAGAAATAGCTAAGAAGCATAACTTAAAAGTAATATACGATGCCGCACACTGCTTTGATGTGTATTACAAGGGTAATTCGATATACAAATACGGTGATGTTTCAATAGCGAGTTTTCATGCAACAAAGGTGTTCCACACAATAGAAGGTGGAGCGATAATGTCTGATAATAGTGAATTAATAAGAAAAGCAAAGAGATTAAGGAATTTTGGATTTGATGAGAATATAAACATAGTTGAAGCGGGAATAAATGCGAAGATGAATGAGTTTCAAGCTGTGATGGGGCTTTTGAACCTTGAAATTGTTGACGAAGAGATAGCAAAAAGAAAGATGGTTTTTGAAAAATACAAACATTTGCTCTCAGAAGCTAGGGTAGAGTTTCAAAAAATAAATCCATTCACCACAAAGTACAACTATATATACATGCCCGTTTTGTTTGAGACCGAGCAGGTAAGGGACTTGGTCTTTGAGGAGCTTAAAGTGGCAGGGTACAACACGCGAAAGTACTTTTATCCTTCGCTGAATAAGGTATTTTCAAACCAGTCGTGCCCCAATTCTGAGAACATAGCTTCACGGATACTACACTTGCCTTTGTACGGTGATTTGGAAGGTGAACATGTTGAGAACGTATGCAACATCATCATGAAAATAGCGGGGGTGAAGTGA
- a CDS encoding acyltransferase, with amino-acid sequence MMAVRTSFYTREELEEIGFAKLGQNVLISRKASIYSPELMEIGDNVRIDDFCIISGKIRLGNYIHIASGCYLFAGEYGIEMENFSGLSSRVTIYAVTDDYSGKYLTNPTVPEEYRNVIGGKVHIGKHVIIGTGSTVLPGVEIGEGAAIGAMSLVTKSIQPWKIAVGIPAKEIRERSRDLLELEQQFLKGRSDAK; translated from the coding sequence ATGATGGCTGTCAGAACGTCATTCTATACAAGGGAAGAACTGGAAGAAATAGGATTTGCAAAGCTTGGGCAGAATGTTCTGATAAGCAGAAAGGCTTCTATATATTCACCTGAGTTGATGGAAATCGGGGATAACGTAAGGATAGATGATTTCTGTATAATTTCTGGAAAGATAAGATTGGGCAATTATATCCATATTGCATCTGGATGCTATCTTTTTGCTGGAGAGTATGGTATAGAAATGGAAAACTTTTCTGGTCTGTCAAGTAGGGTTACAATATATGCTGTGACCGATGACTACAGCGGTAAATATTTGACAAATCCTACTGTACCTGAAGAATACAGAAATGTGATTGGGGGTAAGGTTCACATTGGAAAACATGTAATTATAGGTACTGGGTCAACCGTGCTCCCAGGTGTGGAGATTGGAGAAGGTGCGGCCATAGGTGCTATGAGCTTGGTTACGAAATCTATACAACCATGGAAAATAGCAGTCGGTATACCTGCAAAGGAAATTCGTGAAAGAAGTAGGGATTTGCTTGAACTAGAACAACAGTTTTTAAAAGGCAGGTCGGACGCAAAATGA
- the rfbB gene encoding dTDP-glucose 4,6-dehydratase, which translates to MKYLITGGAGFIGTNFIYYMLEKHPENEYVCLDKLTYAGNLANLKKAMEYKNFRFVKGDIGDREFVFSLFEQEKFDIVVNFAAESHVDRSIENPGPFLTTNVLGTQVLLDACRKYGIVRFHQISTDEVYGDLPLDRPELKFKESDPLKPSSPYSASKASADLLVLAYHRTYGLPVTISRCSNNYGPYQFPEKLIPLMIINAMNEKELPVYGAGQNVRDWIYVTDHCEAIELILEKGRVGEVYNIGGNCEKRNIDVVKMIVQKLGKPEELIRYVKDRPGHDLRYAMDISKMREEFGWEPKVGFEEGIEKTIEWYRSNKEWWMEIINGEYMEYYDRMYSKR; encoded by the coding sequence ATGAAATACTTAATTACCGGTGGAGCAGGTTTCATTGGAACGAATTTTATCTATTACATGCTTGAGAAACATCCCGAGAATGAGTATGTGTGTTTGGACAAACTGACGTACGCAGGTAATTTGGCTAATTTGAAGAAAGCAATGGAATACAAGAACTTTCGGTTCGTTAAAGGTGATATAGGGGATAGGGAGTTTGTGTTTAGTTTGTTCGAGCAAGAAAAGTTCGATATTGTTGTGAACTTTGCAGCAGAATCGCACGTTGATAGATCCATCGAAAATCCTGGCCCTTTTCTTACTACAAACGTGCTTGGAACACAAGTGTTGCTTGATGCGTGCAGAAAGTACGGAATAGTAAGATTTCATCAGATTTCAACGGATGAAGTTTATGGGGATTTGCCACTTGACAGGCCTGAGTTGAAATTCAAAGAAAGTGATCCTTTGAAACCATCTTCACCGTACTCAGCTTCAAAAGCGTCAGCTGATTTGCTCGTGCTTGCATATCACAGAACGTACGGTTTGCCTGTTACCATCTCAAGGTGTTCAAACAACTACGGACCGTACCAGTTTCCAGAAAAACTGATACCACTGATGATAATAAATGCGATGAACGAAAAAGAGCTACCGGTTTATGGAGCAGGGCAGAACGTAAGGGATTGGATATACGTAACAGACCACTGCGAAGCGATAGAATTGATACTTGAGAAAGGCAGGGTGGGGGAAGTGTATAACATAGGTGGAAATTGCGAGAAGAGGAATATAGATGTTGTGAAGATGATAGTTCAAAAGTTAGGAAAGCCGGAAGAATTGATAAGGTATGTGAAAGACAGGCCGGGGCATGATTTGAGATATGCGATGGATATTAGTAAGATGAGAGAAGAATTCGGATGGGAGCCGAAGGTTGGATTTGAGGAAGGGATCGAAAAGACGATAGAGTGGTACAGAAGTAATAAAGAATGGTGGATGGAAATTATTAACGGGGAGTACATGGAGTATTATGATAGAATGTACAGTAAGAGGTAG
- a CDS encoding lipopolysaccharide biosynthesis protein produces the protein MKKYIKSYFSFSLGIWLKAFISVVTAPIISYLISPEEFGKASMFLVAFSVLNIIALLGTDQAYVRFFNEYEKEKRAFLFSNSLYTSLISATFISMIILIADKKVSLLLYGSEHRFVNLLLVITVYISIFQTFNQFTVMMEGNGFLYSLINVANTLVTILSTIFFALMLNRSFYAIVLGNLFGYLAAIVVGATKTPSYWKLRRMNWTEVKKILAFGVPLVPTFLVSWVYTSIDRISLRQYGTLEEIGLYSAAYRIVTAINIIQGGFSSFWISTAYKEYEKDKNNTQFFKKAHDMVGLVLFIVAFLVLGFKDVIFLIFSKSYRVSANIAPFLILMPILYSLSETTVGGINFTKKTYWHFVILIVCAATNFLGNSMLVPLYGAKGAAVSTGLSYVMFYFMRTLISEKVFRVGYDLRKSTIGIVLLIIAAGIGTLTSKISVNLLVMLTSMGLVVLVYKEEASFLLGSVKQLLKSKSDNSW, from the coding sequence ATGAAGAAATACATAAAATCTTACTTTTCATTTTCTCTTGGAATCTGGTTAAAAGCCTTTATATCTGTGGTTACAGCTCCAATTATTTCATATTTGATATCACCTGAAGAGTTTGGCAAGGCTTCCATGTTCTTGGTTGCTTTTTCGGTGCTAAATATAATTGCTTTGTTAGGAACCGACCAAGCTTATGTTAGGTTTTTCAACGAGTACGAGAAAGAAAAAAGGGCCTTTCTTTTTTCAAATAGTCTTTACACGTCCTTGATTAGTGCCACTTTTATTTCTATGATAATTTTGATAGCTGATAAGAAAGTAAGTTTACTATTATACGGTTCGGAGCACAGATTCGTTAATTTATTACTAGTTATTACAGTTTATATATCGATATTCCAAACTTTTAACCAGTTCACGGTCATGATGGAAGGTAATGGATTTCTTTATTCTTTGATAAATGTTGCAAATACTTTGGTCACTATTCTATCTACAATATTTTTTGCTTTGATGCTGAACAGGAGTTTTTATGCTATTGTTTTAGGCAATCTATTCGGATATTTGGCTGCGATAGTAGTCGGTGCAACAAAAACCCCGAGTTATTGGAAATTACGTCGAATGAATTGGACTGAGGTCAAGAAGATCCTGGCTTTTGGAGTTCCACTGGTTCCAACATTCTTGGTTTCTTGGGTCTACACATCAATTGATAGGATAAGTTTAAGGCAGTACGGCACACTTGAAGAGATTGGACTGTACAGCGCAGCGTATAGAATCGTTACTGCGATCAATATTATTCAAGGCGGGTTCTCGTCTTTTTGGATTTCGACAGCGTACAAGGAGTATGAGAAAGATAAGAACAACACTCAGTTCTTTAAAAAGGCTCACGATATGGTTGGGCTCGTTTTGTTTATAGTTGCGTTTTTGGTCCTTGGATTCAAAGACGTTATATTCTTGATTTTTTCTAAAAGCTACAGAGTGAGTGCTAATATAGCTCCTTTCCTTATTCTCATGCCAATTTTGTATTCTCTTTCAGAAACAACGGTTGGTGGTATAAATTTTACTAAAAAGACATATTGGCATTTTGTCATCCTAATTGTTTGTGCTGCGACAAATTTCTTAGGGAACTCGATGCTTGTGCCTTTGTATGGTGCCAAAGGAGCTGCTGTTTCAACTGGTCTTTCTTATGTTATGTTTTATTTCATGAGAACGCTGATTTCAGAAAAAGTCTTTCGTGTTGGTTATGATTTAAGGAAGTCGACTATAGGTATCGTGCTCCTCATTATCGCAGCAGGTATTGGAACTCTTACAAGCAAGATTAGTGTGAACCTGTTAGTCATGCTTACTAGTATGGGCTTGGTTGTTCTGGTTTATAAGGAAGAAGCAAGTTTCTTGCTTGGAAGTGTGAAGCAGCTTCTCAAATCGAAATCGGATAATTCTTGGTAG